From the genome of Campylobacter concisus, one region includes:
- a CDS encoding phosphatidylglycerophosphatase A family protein — protein MQKLFLTFFGFGLLPKAPGTWGSIAGAVVAYFVLYFLSSTTLFLASILLFLVSISVIDDFEKKVNSHDESFIVIDEVAGVWLAIAISGATISQLILSLVLFRVLDIKKPSIIGRIDRNVKGGLGVMGDDMVAGFFAGIISAIIYGAAIKFGITLP, from the coding sequence ATGCAAAAACTATTTTTAACTTTTTTTGGATTTGGACTTTTACCAAAAGCACCTGGCACTTGGGGTTCTATCGCTGGTGCTGTAGTAGCTTATTTTGTGCTTTATTTTTTATCATCAACCACGCTTTTTCTAGCTAGTATTTTGCTATTTTTGGTAAGCATTAGCGTTATTGATGATTTTGAAAAAAAGGTAAATTCTCACGATGAAAGTTTTATCGTTATAGACGAAGTTGCTGGAGTTTGGCTTGCTATTGCCATTAGTGGAGCTACGATCTCTCAACTCATACTCTCACTTGTGCTTTTTAGAGTGCTTGATATCAAAAAGCCTTCGATAATAGGCAGGATCGACCGCAATGTAAAAGGTGGCCTTGGCGTAATGGGCGATGATATGGTAGCTGGCTTTTTTGCTGGAATAATTAGCGCAATAATATACGGAGCTGCTATAAAATTTGGTATAACTTTGCCGTAA
- a CDS encoding response regulator gives MKVQNNDIIDYLLQSGSSKTKDKKNSFDEILNLAMDKIASDAKISDKIEQFKKRLTEIGAVGFISELNSNKIEEKIAQKKKELTELLGIDDPAKTQDQKNELLKIMDKILSDYRKELNVALANQALLEKQKNLNSKSSSSVNLSSVLNELGLA, from the coding sequence ATCGATTATTTATTGCAATCAGGCTCAAGCAAAACTAAAGATAAAAAAAATAGTTTTGATGAAATTTTAAACCTTGCTATGGATAAAATCGCAAGCGATGCAAAAATTTCAGATAAGATTGAACAGTTTAAAAAAAGGCTTACTGAAATCGGTGCAGTTGGTTTTATAAGTGAGCTAAATTCTAACAAGATAGAAGAGAAAATAGCCCAAAAGAAAAAGGAGCTAACAGAACTTCTAGGCATAGATGATCCCGCAAAAACACAGGATCAAAAAAATGAGTTGCTTAAAATAATGGATAAAATTTTAAGTGATTATCGCAAAGAGCTAAATGTAGCACTTGCTAATCAAGCTTTGCTAGAGAAGCAAAAAAATCTTAATAGTAAGAGTAGTAGCTCGGTTAATCTAAGTTCTGTTTTAAATGAGCTAGGACTTGCTTAA